Proteins co-encoded in one Streptomyces roseochromogenus subsp. oscitans DS 12.976 genomic window:
- a CDS encoding ABC transporter ATP-binding protein, whose product MTAGQGLLPVADRGTVRRAALRLVRADGRAFTATLLLNALAAGAGLVGPWLVGRIVDAVRRGHGVGAVDRLAPWILLCALAQVLLARWARLVGYRFGERTLARVREEYVERVLALPASVVERAGTGDLTARGTADVAIVGTTLRDVGPELLVNTVQALFVLVAVFALDPLLGAFGLLGLTPIWLALRWYLRRARDGYLAEGAATSEVAEILASTAAGARTVEAFGLRQRRITASRDALEKSRRTRFYTLFLRTVFFPAVEVTYTVPVAGVLLLGGWLHQRGAVGVGAVVAAALYLRQFTEPLDQILMRVEQLQSSSASFARVEGLAQAPGADTGSPARAPDAHITGSAQAPCKDAVPADDRIDVRGVRYAYERGGEVLRGVDLTVRPGERLAVVGPSGAGKTTLSRLLAGIDRPGTGAVTVGGVPVAELAPELLRRQVVLVTQEHHVFLGTVRDNLLIAEPEAADADLWAALAAVGADEWVRELPDGLDTPLGEGGSATDGSQAQQLALARVVLADPHTLILDEATALLDPTTARHAERALAAVLEGRTVIAIAHRLHTAHDADRVAVMENGRLTELGTHEDLVTAHGAYAALWRTWHGETAEQP is encoded by the coding sequence GTGACGGCGGGCCAGGGGCTGCTGCCGGTCGCGGACCGGGGCACGGTACGGCGGGCCGCACTGCGGCTGGTGCGCGCCGACGGGCGGGCGTTCACCGCCACGCTGCTGCTGAACGCGCTGGCGGCGGGGGCGGGGCTGGTCGGGCCGTGGCTGGTCGGGCGGATCGTCGACGCGGTGCGGCGCGGGCACGGGGTCGGTGCGGTGGACCGGCTGGCACCGTGGATCCTGCTGTGCGCGCTGGCGCAGGTGCTGCTGGCCCGCTGGGCGCGCCTCGTGGGGTACCGGTTCGGGGAGCGGACGCTGGCCCGGGTGCGCGAGGAGTACGTCGAGCGGGTGCTGGCGCTGCCCGCGTCCGTGGTGGAGCGGGCCGGCACCGGTGATCTGACGGCGCGCGGCACGGCGGACGTGGCGATCGTCGGCACCACGCTGCGGGACGTCGGCCCGGAGCTGCTGGTCAACACCGTGCAGGCGCTGTTCGTCCTGGTCGCCGTGTTCGCGCTCGACCCGCTGCTCGGCGCGTTCGGGCTGCTCGGGCTGACCCCGATCTGGCTGGCGCTGCGCTGGTATCTGCGCCGGGCCCGGGACGGCTATCTCGCGGAGGGCGCGGCCACGTCCGAGGTCGCCGAGATCCTCGCCTCCACGGCGGCCGGGGCCCGCACCGTCGAGGCGTTCGGGCTGCGGCAGCGGCGAATCACGGCGAGCCGGGACGCGCTGGAGAAGTCCCGCCGTACCCGCTTCTACACGCTGTTCCTGCGGACGGTGTTCTTCCCGGCGGTCGAGGTGACGTACACCGTCCCGGTGGCGGGCGTACTGCTGCTCGGCGGCTGGCTGCACCAGCGGGGCGCGGTCGGGGTCGGCGCGGTGGTGGCCGCGGCGCTGTATCTACGGCAGTTCACCGAGCCCCTGGACCAGATCCTGATGCGCGTGGAGCAGCTGCAGAGCAGCAGCGCGTCGTTCGCCCGCGTGGAGGGGCTGGCGCAGGCACCGGGCGCGGACACCGGCAGTCCGGCGCGGGCACCGGACGCGCACATCACCGGCTCGGCCCAGGCACCCTGTAAGGACGCCGTCCCGGCCGACGACCGTATCGACGTACGCGGAGTCCGCTACGCCTACGAACGCGGCGGCGAGGTACTCCGCGGGGTCGACCTGACCGTGCGGCCCGGGGAGCGGCTCGCCGTGGTGGGGCCCTCCGGGGCCGGGAAGACGACGCTCAGCCGGCTGCTCGCGGGCATCGACCGGCCCGGGACCGGCGCGGTGACGGTGGGCGGGGTGCCGGTCGCCGAGCTGGCGCCGGAGCTGCTGCGCCGCCAGGTGGTGCTGGTGACGCAGGAGCACCATGTGTTCCTCGGCACGGTCCGCGACAACCTGCTGATCGCCGAACCGGAGGCCGCGGACGCCGACTTGTGGGCGGCGCTCGCGGCGGTCGGGGCCGACGAGTGGGTGCGTGAGCTGCCGGACGGTCTCGACACCCCGCTGGGCGAGGGCGGCTCTGCCACCGACGGCTCCCAGGCTCAGCAACTCGCCTTGGCCCGCGTCGTGTTGGCTGACCCGCACACCCTGATCCTTGACGAGGCGACCGCCCTGCTGGACCCCACGACCGCCCGGCACGCCGAACGCGCCCTCGCCGCCGTACTGGAGGGCCGTACGGTCATCGCCATCGCGCACCGCCTGCACACGGCCCACGACGCCGACCGGGTGGCGGTCATGGAGAACGGCCGCCTGACCGAACTGGGCACGCACGAGGACCTGGTGACGGCCCATGGCGCCTACGCGGCACTGTGGCGAACCTGGCACGGAGAGACGGCCGAGCAGCCGTGA
- a CDS encoding M4 family metallopeptidase has protein sequence MSSSSSRRRAPHTAQRPATQRTTAHRRTAAVALAGVAALIAAAVQSGAASAAPAKPQAGKMNAAHVAARLTPSQRVELIRHADATRAATARSLGLGAQEKLVVKDVVKDGDGTLHTRYERTYAGLPVLGGDLVVDTRSGKTMDVIKATGATLKVAGLTPAVSKAAAEKQAVQRAKARGGSKPAADSVRKVIWAASGKPVLAYETVVGGLQDDGTPNQLHVITDATTGKKLYEYQGIETGIGNTQYSGQVNLTTTQSGSSYTLTDGARGGHKTYNLDHGTDGTGTLFSQSNDTWGDGTTSNAATAGSDAHYGAQETWDFYKDTFGRSGIRNDGVGAYSRVHYGDSYVNAFWDDGCFCMTYGDGSGNQDPLTSLDVAGHEMSHGVTSNTAGLNYSDESGGLNEATSDIMGTGVEFYANNASDPGDYLIGEKININGDGTPLRYMDKPSKDGNSADSWYSGVGNLDVHYSSGVANHFFYLLSEGSGAKTINGVSYDSPTADGLPVTGIGRDKALQIWYRALTTKFTSTTDYAAARTGTLAAAGELYGTSSNEYNAVQDAWAGVAVGSRSGGGTGGGSTYESNTQVAIPDNGPAVTSDITVSGRSGKAPSNLQVSVDITHTWRGDLVIDLVGPSGKAYRLKNFSSSDSAHDVKQTYTVNASAEQANGTWKLRVQDQATYDTGTINDWKLTFP, from the coding sequence GTGAGCAGCAGTTCCTCTCGCAGACGCGCCCCCCACACAGCGCAGCGCCCCGCAACTCAGCGCACCACGGCACACCGCCGCACCGCCGCCGTCGCCCTCGCCGGTGTCGCCGCCCTGATCGCCGCCGCCGTCCAGTCGGGCGCGGCCAGCGCCGCGCCGGCGAAGCCGCAGGCAGGCAAGATGAATGCGGCCCATGTCGCGGCCAGGCTCACGCCCTCGCAGCGCGTCGAGCTGATCCGCCACGCCGACGCCACGCGGGCCGCCACCGCCCGGTCGCTCGGCCTCGGCGCCCAGGAGAAGCTGGTCGTCAAGGACGTCGTCAAGGACGGCGACGGCACCCTGCACACCCGCTACGAGCGCACATACGCGGGCCTTCCGGTGCTCGGCGGCGACCTGGTCGTGGACACCCGGTCGGGCAAGACCATGGACGTCATCAAGGCCACCGGCGCCACACTGAAGGTCGCCGGCCTCACCCCGGCCGTGTCGAAGGCCGCCGCAGAGAAGCAGGCCGTGCAGCGGGCCAAGGCGCGCGGCGGCAGCAAGCCGGCGGCGGACAGCGTACGCAAGGTGATCTGGGCGGCGAGCGGAAAGCCCGTCCTGGCCTACGAGACCGTCGTCGGCGGCCTCCAGGACGACGGCACCCCGAACCAGCTGCACGTCATCACCGACGCCACGACCGGCAAGAAGCTCTACGAGTACCAGGGCATCGAGACCGGCATCGGCAACACCCAGTACAGCGGCCAGGTGAACCTGACCACGACCCAGTCGGGTTCGTCGTACACGCTGACCGACGGGGCGCGCGGCGGCCACAAGACGTACAACCTGGACCACGGCACCGACGGCACCGGCACCCTGTTCTCGCAGAGCAACGACACCTGGGGCGACGGCACCACGTCGAACGCCGCGACCGCGGGCTCGGACGCCCACTACGGCGCGCAGGAGACCTGGGACTTCTACAAGGACACCTTCGGCCGCAGCGGCATCAGGAACGACGGTGTCGGCGCCTACTCGCGCGTCCACTACGGCGACTCGTATGTCAACGCCTTCTGGGACGACGGCTGCTTCTGCATGACCTACGGCGACGGCTCGGGCAACCAGGATCCGCTGACCAGCCTCGATGTCGCCGGGCACGAGATGAGCCACGGAGTCACCTCCAACACCGCGGGCCTGAACTACAGCGACGAGTCCGGCGGGCTCAACGAGGCGACCAGCGACATCATGGGCACCGGCGTGGAGTTCTACGCCAACAACGCCTCCGACCCCGGTGACTACCTCATCGGCGAGAAGATCAACATCAACGGCGACGGCACCCCGCTGCGCTACATGGACAAGCCCAGCAAGGACGGCAACTCGGCCGACTCCTGGTACTCGGGCGTCGGCAACCTCGACGTGCACTACTCCTCGGGCGTCGCCAACCACTTCTTCTACCTGCTGAGCGAGGGCAGCGGCGCCAAGACGATCAACGGCGTCAGCTACGACTCGCCGACCGCGGACGGACTTCCGGTCACCGGCATCGGCCGGGACAAGGCGCTGCAGATCTGGTACCGGGCGCTGACCACCAAGTTCACCTCCACCACCGACTACGCCGCCGCCCGCACCGGCACCCTCGCGGCGGCCGGCGAGCTGTACGGCACCTCCAGCAACGAGTACAACGCGGTGCAGGACGCCTGGGCAGGCGTCGCGGTCGGTTCGCGCTCCGGCGGCGGTACGGGCGGCGGTTCGACGTACGAGAGCAACACCCAGGTGGCCATCCCGGACAACGGGCCGGCCGTCACCTCGGACATCACGGTCTCCGGCCGGAGCGGCAAGGCGCCGAGCAACCTCCAGGTGAGCGTCGACATCACGCACACCTGGCGGGGCGACCTGGTGATCGACCTCGTCGGCCCGTCGGGCAAGGCCTACCGGCTGAAGAACTTCAGCTCCTCGGACTCGGCACACGATGTGAAGCAGACCTACACGGTCAACGCGTCCGCCGAACAGGCCAACGGCACCTGGAAGTTGCGGGTACAGGATCAGGCCACGTACGACACCGGAACGATCAACGACTGGAAGCTGACGTTCCCGTAA
- a CDS encoding M4 family metallopeptidase, whose product MTPRYPRHKRATLAAATAVAAGALISTGLATSASAQTPAGTAAKPLAAAPAALSAAARTSLIQKAQADAAATAQQIGLGAKEKLIVKDVVKDADGTVHTRYERTYAGLPVLGGDLVVHTAKSGKTEGVTRATKATIKVASLKPQITAAKAAQQAVSAARTLGSAKSTANGARKVIWAGSGKPVLAYETIVGGLQDDGTPNQLHVITDAATGKKLFQYQGIENATGTGKTLYSGTVSLSTTQSGSSYNLTDATRGGHKTYNLARKTSGKGTLVSNSTNVFGTGTASTSSSDQTAAADAAYGAQETWDFYKNTFGRSGIKNDGVGAYSRVHYGSNYVNAFWDDSCFCMTYGDGSANKDPLTSLDVAGHEMSHGVTANTAGLDYSGESGGLNEATSDIMGTGVEFYANNASDPGDYLIGEKININGDGTPLRYMDKPSKDGNSADSWSSSVGNLDVHYSSGVANHFFYLLSEGSGAKTINGVSYDSPTSDGSKVTGIGRDKALQIWYRALTTYFTSTTDYADARSGTLKAAADLYGSGSTEYNTVAAAWSAVNVS is encoded by the coding sequence GTGACCCCCCGCTACCCGCGTCACAAGCGCGCCACTCTGGCCGCCGCCACCGCCGTCGCCGCCGGAGCCCTCATCTCCACCGGTCTGGCCACCAGCGCCTCCGCCCAGACCCCGGCCGGTACCGCCGCCAAACCCCTGGCCGCCGCCCCGGCCGCGCTGTCCGCCGCCGCCCGCACCTCCCTGATACAGAAGGCGCAGGCCGACGCCGCCGCGACGGCACAGCAGATAGGCCTCGGCGCCAAGGAGAAGCTGATCGTCAAGGACGTCGTCAAGGACGCCGACGGCACCGTCCACACCCGCTACGAGCGCACCTACGCCGGCCTTCCCGTGCTCGGCGGCGACCTCGTCGTGCACACCGCCAAGTCCGGCAAGACCGAGGGGGTCACCAGAGCGACCAAGGCGACCATCAAGGTGGCCTCGCTCAAGCCGCAGATCACGGCCGCCAAGGCCGCGCAGCAGGCGGTGTCCGCCGCCCGGACCCTCGGCTCCGCCAAGTCCACCGCGAACGGCGCCCGCAAGGTGATCTGGGCCGGCTCCGGCAAGCCGGTCCTCGCCTACGAGACGATCGTCGGCGGCCTCCAGGACGACGGCACCCCGAACCAGCTGCACGTCATCACCGACGCCGCCACCGGCAAGAAGCTCTTCCAGTACCAGGGCATCGAGAACGCGACCGGCACCGGCAAGACGCTGTACTCCGGGACCGTCAGCCTCTCCACCACGCAGTCGGGCTCGTCGTACAACCTGACCGACGCCACCCGGGGCGGTCACAAGACCTACAACCTGGCCCGCAAGACGTCCGGCAAGGGCACCCTGGTCAGCAACTCGACCAACGTCTTCGGCACCGGCACCGCCTCCACCTCCTCCAGCGACCAGACGGCCGCCGCCGACGCCGCCTACGGCGCGCAGGAGACCTGGGACTTCTACAAGAACACGTTCGGCCGCAGCGGCATCAAGAACGACGGTGTCGGCGCCTACTCCCGCGTGCACTACGGCAGCAACTACGTCAACGCCTTCTGGGACGACAGCTGCTTCTGCATGACCTACGGCGACGGCTCGGCCAACAAGGACCCGCTGACCTCGCTGGACGTGGCGGGCCACGAGATGAGCCACGGTGTCACCGCCAACACCGCGGGCCTGGACTACAGCGGCGAGTCCGGCGGCCTCAACGAGGCGACCAGCGACATCATGGGCACCGGCGTGGAGTTCTACGCCAACAACGCCTCCGACCCCGGTGACTACCTCATCGGCGAGAAGATCAACATCAACGGCGACGGCACCCCGCTGCGCTACATGGACAAGCCCAGCAAGGACGGCAACTCGGCGGACTCCTGGTCCTCCTCCGTCGGCAACCTGGACGTCCACTACTCGTCCGGTGTCGCGAACCACTTCTTCTACCTCCTGTCGGAGGGCAGCGGCGCCAAGACGATCAACGGGGTCTCGTACGACTCCCCGACCTCCGACGGCTCCAAGGTCACCGGCATCGGCCGGGACAAGGCGCTGCAGATCTGGTACCGGGCGCTGACGACGTACTTCACGTCGACCACCGACTACGCGGACGCCCGCTCGGGCACCCTGAAGGCGGCGGCCGACCTGTACGGCTCCGGCAGCACCGAGTACAACACGGTGGCGGCGGCCTGGTCCGCGGTCAACGTCAGCTGA
- a CDS encoding DUF1990 domain-containing protein — MSSAPFTYEPVGATRDDLTYCPPGFHPLHVRTRLGEGQKLFHRAAEAVLGWEMHRALGVGIGATADRAAPGVDVTVTLAGFLKAPCRVIWTTEEPRRAGWAYGTLEGHPECGEEAFVVDRTGDGTVWLTVAAFSKGAKWYARAGGPATRGLQHAYARRCGTVLRKLCAEFTED, encoded by the coding sequence ATGTCCTCGGCGCCCTTCACCTACGAGCCGGTCGGCGCGACCCGCGACGACCTGACGTACTGCCCGCCCGGCTTCCACCCCCTGCACGTCCGCACCCGCCTCGGCGAGGGCCAGAAACTCTTCCACCGGGCCGCCGAGGCGGTCCTCGGCTGGGAGATGCACCGAGCCCTGGGCGTGGGCATCGGCGCCACGGCCGACCGCGCGGCCCCCGGCGTGGACGTCACGGTCACCCTGGCAGGCTTCCTGAAAGCCCCCTGCCGCGTCATCTGGACCACCGAGGAACCCCGCCGGGCCGGCTGGGCCTACGGCACCCTGGAGGGCCACCCCGAGTGCGGCGAGGAGGCCTTCGTGGTCGACCGCACGGGCGACGGCACGGTCTGGCTGACGGTCGCGGCCTTCAGCAAGGGTGCCAAGTGGTACGCCCGGGCGGGCGGCCCGGCGACCCGGGGCCTGCAGCACGCGTACGCCCGGCGGTGTGGCACGGTGCTGCGCAAGCTGTGCGCCGAGTTCACGGAAGACTGA